A genomic stretch from Sulfurihydrogenibium azorense Az-Fu1 includes:
- the sucD gene encoding succinate--CoA ligase subunit alpha, translating into MSVLVNKNTKVVVQGITGREGSFHAIQCKAYGTQVVAGVTPGKKGENVEGIPVFDTVKEAVEETGADCSLIFVPPPFAADAILEAVDAGIKTVICITEGIPVNDMLPVKQYIKKYYPDTVLIGPNCPGVITPEEAKIGIMPGHIFKKGNVGIVSRSGTLTYEAAYQLTTRGIGQSTAVGIGGDPIPGTVFADVLKWFQDDPETEAIVMIGEIGGTAEEEAAEFIKSYVKKPVVAYIAGVTAPPGKRMGHAGAIIAGGKGTAAEKYKALESAGVVTVKNPSIIGETVEKVLKNK; encoded by the coding sequence ATGAGCGTTTTAGTAAATAAAAATACAAAAGTTGTAGTACAAGGAATAACAGGAAGAGAAGGCTCTTTCCATGCTATACAGTGTAAAGCCTATGGAACTCAAGTTGTAGCAGGAGTTACACCCGGAAAAAAGGGAGAAAATGTTGAAGGTATACCTGTTTTTGACACAGTAAAGGAAGCAGTAGAGGAGACCGGAGCTGACTGTTCTTTAATTTTTGTACCACCACCATTTGCAGCAGACGCAATATTAGAAGCCGTAGATGCAGGAATAAAAACTGTAATATGTATAACAGAAGGAATACCAGTAAACGATATGCTTCCGGTTAAACAGTATATTAAAAAGTACTATCCAGACACAGTTTTAATAGGACCAAACTGTCCCGGTGTCATCACACCAGAAGAAGCTAAGATAGGTATAATGCCCGGACATATATTCAAAAAAGGAAATGTAGGAATAGTATCAAGAAGTGGAACACTTACCTACGAAGCTGCTTACCAACTTACAACAAGAGGTATAGGACAGTCAACTGCAGTGGGAATAGGAGGAGACCCTATACCGGGAACAGTTTTTGCAGACGTACTAAAATGGTTCCAAGACGACCCAGAAACTGAAGCCATCGTTATGATTGGAGAGATAGGTGGAACAGCTGAAGAAGAAGCTGCCGAGTTTATAAAGTCCTACGTTAAAAAACCAGTTGTTGCTTACATAGCAGGAGTAACAGCACCTCCGGGAAAAAGGATGGGACATGCAGGAGCTATCATAGCCGGAGGAAAAGGAACAGCTGCAGAAAAGTACAAAGCCTTAGAATCAGCAGGAGTTGTTACTGTTAAAAACCCATCTATAATAGGTGAAACAGTTGAAAAAGTTTTAAAAAATAAATAA
- a CDS encoding carbon monoxide dehydrogenase beta subunit family protein has product MRVNIGPEGYIPKAAAMEGVALPSAPNKGLLYGEEVDEEVAMREAAKAMLTRQNPTIFPGPKILWGWSPSAFEEADAILELAKEIPNCRIIPMPDYRPKYPKIDPEAEINPNHPNLTILHNRIEACIFVGVHCHYANLSLRMIRAGTNCFTIAICGELGHEEAHATIRDAHGEKIRKFKDILIEVRNELGIKWEPKLPPPNPSLPKENWETVSFADYGEYTFLLLPKKGEIITDSE; this is encoded by the coding sequence ATGAGAGTCAACATCGGTCCAGAAGGTTATATACCTAAAGCAGCCGCAATGGAAGGGGTGGCTTTACCATCTGCACCTAACAAAGGTCTTCTTTACGGTGAAGAAGTAGACGAAGAAGTAGCTATGAGAGAAGCTGCAAAAGCTATGCTAACAAGACAAAATCCTACTATATTCCCAGGTCCTAAAATTCTTTGGGGATGGAGTCCTTCTGCATTTGAAGAAGCAGACGCTATTTTAGAGCTTGCAAAAGAGATACCTAATTGTAGAATTATTCCTATGCCAGACTACAGACCAAAATATCCTAAGATAGACCCAGAAGCTGAAATTAACCCAAACCATCCAAACTTAACTATCTTACACAACAGAATTGAAGCTTGTATATTCGTGGGAGTTCACTGTCATTACGCTAACTTATCTTTAAGAATGATAAGAGCAGGTACTAACTGTTTTACCATTGCAATTTGTGGTGAATTAGGTCACGAAGAAGCTCATGCAACTATAAGAGATGCTCACGGTGAAAAAATAAGGAAGTTTAAGGACATCTTAATAGAAGTTAGAAATGAACTTGGAATTAAATGGGAACCAAAATTACCACCACCAAACCCATCTTTACCAAAAGAAAATTGGGAAACTGTATCATTTGCAGACTATGGAGAGTATACATTTTTACTTTTACCTAAAAAAGGTGAAATTATAACTGATTCTGAATAA
- a CDS encoding transketolase C-terminal domain-containing protein: MPEQKVVDTDYLLLEAPRERKFITGAQAMAEAVKRANVDMAIAYPITPQSEVMHLVGDLWAQGYLKDYYRAEEEYGAFSAIAGAARGGARVFTATSGPGLLRGLEAIVSWPGHRVPAVLGVLTRVVNAPLSIQPDNIEISYLLNCGAVVLHAENQQDVFDFTLAAFAIAEMVDVYIPVAVATEGFFVTHAKGYVDLPPEDMKLPDKNPYKSPVPPTDCEIPPARIQRDAPVQKSNFMSYLIHAVWQQEIWSSNARAMKYIYKYLKGPIEVINPDAEVFVVASGCAAAQAREAVRYSQLEGLNVGLVKVKSIRPFPEKEIREVLKNAKGIVIPEHNIVGWLAREVRSVIPNNDRVVNGPRVYGGMTLPTELILDEIYKILGIKKDRKVLV; this comes from the coding sequence ATGCCAGAACAAAAAGTCGTAGATACGGATTATCTTTTACTAGAAGCTCCAAGAGAGCGTAAATTCATAACTGGTGCTCAAGCTATGGCAGAAGCTGTAAAAAGAGCCAATGTTGATATGGCTATAGCATATCCAATTACTCCACAATCAGAAGTTATGCACTTGGTTGGGGACCTTTGGGCTCAAGGATATCTTAAAGATTACTATAGAGCAGAAGAAGAGTATGGAGCTTTCTCTGCCATTGCAGGAGCTGCAAGAGGTGGAGCAAGAGTATTTACAGCCACATCAGGTCCGGGATTGCTCAGAGGTTTAGAGGCTATAGTTTCATGGCCAGGACATAGAGTTCCAGCCGTTTTAGGGGTATTAACTAGGGTAGTAAACGCTCCGCTGTCAATACAGCCAGATAACATTGAAATATCCTACTTATTAAACTGTGGAGCAGTTGTACTTCATGCAGAAAACCAACAGGATGTATTTGATTTTACATTAGCAGCTTTTGCGATAGCTGAAATGGTAGATGTTTACATTCCTGTAGCTGTTGCAACAGAAGGTTTCTTCGTTACACACGCAAAAGGATACGTAGACTTACCACCTGAAGATATGAAACTTCCAGATAAAAATCCATATAAATCTCCAGTTCCTCCTACAGATTGTGAAATTCCTCCTGCAAGAATTCAAAGAGATGCTCCTGTTCAAAAATCTAACTTTATGAGCTACCTTATACACGCAGTATGGCAGCAAGAAATATGGTCATCTAATGCAAGAGCTATGAAATATATATACAAATACCTCAAAGGTCCAATAGAAGTTATAAACCCGGATGCAGAAGTGTTTGTTGTAGCTTCAGGATGTGCAGCTGCTCAAGCAAGAGAAGCAGTTAGATATTCACAGTTAGAAGGTCTAAATGTTGGTCTTGTTAAAGTTAAGTCTATAAGACCATTCCCTGAAAAAGAAATTAGAGAAGTTTTAAAGAATGCTAAAGGAATAGTTATACCAGAGCATAACATTGTAGGTTGGTTAGCTAGAGAAGTTAGATCTGTAATACCAAATAATGACAGAGTAGTAAACGGGCCAAGAGTTTACGGTGGAATGACTTTACCAACAGAGTTAATACTTGATGAAATTTATAAGATACTTGGTATTAAGAAAGATAGAAAAGTTTTAGTTTAA
- a CDS encoding thiamine pyrophosphate-dependent enzyme → MGLEYVRITTGFEDYMPKDYVDLVKYGQFGKEYDIQELGTFKELLEEHPMCAGCFMAYFVRVFYASLPNPEDTIVIGTAGCARLALSQAAVPFIYGNYGDTNAVASGLKRALKIRFPDKEKDVVVVAGDGGLMDIGFGMTMHSWFRRENFTTIMVDNEVYGNTGGQESGMTRKGIQLKMAPKGKKFDKINVVELAKAAGCVYVARISPTNPKRIAKTIKRAILAARHFGPTFIHAYTSCNIEYSIPTEKVLEDARKREKEDFAFYEYMTDEVKEYFEQIENKGKQQPSEVKA, encoded by the coding sequence ATGGGTTTAGAATACGTCAGAATAACAACAGGATTTGAAGATTATATGCCAAAAGACTATGTAGATTTGGTAAAGTATGGCCAGTTCGGAAAAGAGTATGATATTCAAGAACTTGGTACATTCAAAGAGCTTCTTGAAGAGCACCCAATGTGTGCAGGTTGCTTTATGGCATATTTTGTAAGAGTGTTTTACGCATCTTTACCTAATCCAGAAGATACTATAGTTATAGGTACTGCAGGTTGTGCAAGATTAGCATTGTCTCAAGCAGCAGTACCATTTATTTACGGAAATTATGGAGATACTAACGCAGTTGCTTCAGGATTGAAAAGAGCATTAAAAATAAGATTTCCTGACAAAGAAAAAGATGTTGTTGTAGTAGCTGGTGATGGTGGTTTAATGGATATTGGTTTTGGTATGACGATGCATTCATGGTTTAGAAGAGAGAACTTTACAACAATAATGGTAGATAACGAGGTATACGGAAACACAGGTGGACAAGAAAGTGGTATGACCAGAAAAGGTATCCAGTTAAAGATGGCTCCAAAGGGTAAGAAATTTGATAAAATAAATGTTGTAGAGCTTGCTAAAGCAGCTGGTTGTGTGTACGTAGCAAGAATATCACCTACAAATCCAAAGAGAATTGCAAAAACAATTAAAAGAGCTATATTAGCGGCGAGACATTTTGGTCCAACTTTCATTCACGCTTACACATCTTGTAATATTGAATACTCTATACCTACTGAAAAAGTACTTGAAGATGCAAGAAAAAGAGAAAAAGAAGACTTTGCATTCTATGAATATATGACGGATGAAGTTAAAGAATATTTTGAACAAATAGAAAACAAAGGGAAACAACAACCTTCAGAAGTAAAAGCTTAA
- a CDS encoding 2-oxoacid:acceptor oxidoreductase family protein encodes MKRYNIRLAGVGGQGVVTSAHIIGNAMSNAGKFASLVPFFGSEKRMAPVEAYVRASDQPIYEVGEVIFPNVIMIYHPQVITHGKSYTMPFYSGLKENGMVIINTDRDILTDEDWKHLEELDTKVIMFPATTIALELAGTELATNMAMIGLFFGITRLVTEEDIEKAVRERFLGNTFVASGGTAALDSTIEKKFKKKAELLEKNMMVIKEAFKMAEREGWVEETVTI; translated from the coding sequence ATGAAGCGTTATAACATAAGGCTTGCAGGTGTTGGAGGTCAAGGAGTAGTAACATCTGCCCACATAATAGGTAATGCAATGTCAAACGCAGGGAAGTTTGCTTCCTTAGTACCTTTCTTTGGTTCAGAAAAAAGGATGGCTCCAGTTGAAGCTTACGTAAGAGCTTCAGATCAGCCTATATACGAAGTAGGAGAGGTTATATTTCCTAACGTTATTATGATATACCACCCACAAGTTATAACTCACGGTAAATCTTACACAATGCCATTTTACTCAGGCCTAAAAGAAAATGGTATGGTAATAATAAACACTGATAGGGATATACTTACAGATGAAGATTGGAAACATTTAGAAGAGTTAGATACAAAGGTAATAATGTTCCCAGCTACAACTATAGCGTTAGAACTTGCTGGAACAGAACTTGCTACGAATATGGCTATGATAGGTTTATTCTTTGGTATTACAAGATTAGTGACAGAAGAAGATATAGAAAAGGCTGTTAGAGAGAGATTCTTAGGTAATACGTTTGTTGCTTCAGGTGGTACAGCTGCATTAGATAGTACAATAGAGAAAAAGTTTAAAAAGAAAGCAGAACTTTTAGAGAAAAATATGATGGTTATTAAAGAAGCATTCAAAATGGCTGAAAGAGAAGGCTGGGTAGAAGAAACTGTTACCATTTAA
- a CDS encoding ferredoxin oxidoreductase translates to MYYVAETKIDKCSTYKCNQCVLFCPEPNTLMFLDAKNFAYVNQARCKGCAICVYVCGDLLKRNCIEMVMATVSEAA, encoded by the coding sequence ATGTACTATGTTGCAGAAACTAAAATAGATAAGTGTTCTACTTACAAGTGTAACCAGTGTGTACTTTTCTGCCCTGAGCCAAATACTTTAATGTTTTTAGATGCTAAGAACTTTGCTTATGTTAATCAAGCAAGATGTAAAGGTTGTGCTATCTGTGTATATGTTTGCGGTGATCTATTAAAAAGAAACTGTATAGAAATGGTAATGGCGACAGTAAGTGAAGCTGCATAA
- a CDS encoding CobW family GTP-binding protein, with protein sequence MINTVNQYFQDKKVAVIVNEFGEVSIDGKILSSSLGKDVLELSEGCICCVLYDELNKVLSDLSQSYDFEYLFIETSGLSEPFPIYSALDSMGYIVESIICIIDSKNYKKHLTEDVFKYQIGSSNIIALNKIDLVEPDQIPEIEKEISQLKRQYNLRNFLTGQELIPKYEIIKTTYGQLPEYVFKSLNEYIFNRFDPSLFEDRHFHGSYKQDVVVYPNDTLTYQQFVKIVENFPPNLIRSKGIIKLKDINNPLIFNYSYGNYSFYDYKGNIEEGKLVNIYIERLSIST encoded by the coding sequence ATGATTAATACGGTTAATCAATATTTTCAGGACAAGAAAGTTGCCGTTATAGTTAATGAGTTTGGAGAGGTAAGTATAGACGGTAAAATCTTATCTTCTTCCTTAGGAAAGGATGTTTTAGAGCTAAGTGAAGGTTGTATATGCTGTGTACTTTATGATGAGCTTAATAAAGTTCTTTCTGATTTATCCCAATCTTACGATTTTGAGTATCTCTTTATAGAAACTTCTGGCTTATCTGAGCCATTTCCTATATACTCAGCATTAGATTCTATGGGATATATTGTTGAATCTATTATATGTATTATAGATTCAAAAAACTATAAAAAACATTTGACTGAAGATGTGTTTAAGTATCAAATTGGTAGCTCTAACATTATTGCTTTAAATAAGATTGACCTTGTAGAACCAGACCAAATTCCTGAGATAGAGAAAGAGATTAGTCAACTAAAAAGACAGTATAACTTAAGAAACTTTTTAACCGGACAGGAGCTAATTCCAAAGTATGAGATAATAAAAACTACTTATGGACAGCTTCCTGAATATGTTTTTAAATCTTTAAATGAGTACATATTTAACCGTTTTGACCCAAGTTTGTTTGAAGACAGGCATTTTCACGGCAGTTATAAACAAGACGTAGTAGTTTACCCTAATGACACTTTAACTTATCAGCAATTTGTAAAGATAGTTGAAAATTTTCCACCGAATTTAATAAGGTCTAAAGGGATTATAAAATTAAAAGATATTAATAATCCTTTGATTTTTAATTATTCTTATGGAAATTATAGCTTTTATGATTATAAAGGAAACATAGAAGAAGGAAAATTAGTAAATATTTACATTGAAAGGTTAAGTATTTCTACTTAA
- a CDS encoding glutamate synthase central domain-containing protein: MYYYPTKEEIENQKSLILSKEKLQEDSLIPSLDGKFTPFRYFKHGLDVSPSPSVGKKVVISGKDLDTILNQEKIALVPYTVPFERSYSIVELQDLTSEKRITNLLYDAVYEGIPISDLKIGLEIVGLRILDVIKSGYYNILLSDFNISQYRIPLPITFLLMYLENFLKEKGIDVRNLKFIVQSSEIKNPFEVATLLSLGSSMVYPSSMDEEKVIDLLNQYVYDLISKKGYKSIEEFIGSKNVNVIGLKNEFLELINPSYKSSFEVEGLSEIESYLYT; this comes from the coding sequence ATGTACTACTATCCAACAAAAGAAGAAATTGAAAATCAAAAAAGTTTGATTTTATCTAAAGAAAAATTACAAGAAGATAGTTTAATTCCATCTTTAGATGGTAAGTTTACTCCATTTAGATACTTTAAACATGGTTTAGATGTTAGCCCTTCTCCTTCAGTTGGAAAAAAAGTTGTAATATCTGGAAAAGATTTAGATACTATTTTAAATCAAGAAAAGATAGCATTGGTACCATATACTGTTCCATTTGAGAGAAGTTATTCTATTGTAGAGCTTCAAGATTTAACGAGTGAAAAAAGGATTACGAATCTTCTTTATGATGCGGTTTATGAAGGTATTCCTATTTCTGACCTTAAAATTGGACTTGAAATAGTTGGTCTTCGTATTTTAGATGTAATAAAATCAGGATACTATAATATTTTGCTTTCTGACTTTAATATATCTCAGTATAGAATTCCTTTACCTATTACGTTTTTATTGATGTATTTAGAAAATTTTTTAAAAGAAAAAGGTATCGATGTAAGGAATCTAAAATTTATAGTGCAGTCTTCTGAAATTAAAAATCCTTTTGAAGTAGCTACTCTGCTTTCCCTTGGCTCTAGTATGGTTTATCCTTCTTCTATGGATGAAGAAAAGGTAATTGATTTACTAAATCAGTATGTCTATGACCTAATTTCTAAAAAAGGTTATAAAAGTATTGAAGAATTTATAGGTAGTAAAAATGTTAATGTTATAGGACTCAAGAATGAATTTTTAGAACTAATAAACCCTAGTTATAAATCTTCTTTTGAGGTTGAAGGTCTAAGTGAGATAGAAAGCTATCTTTACACTTAA
- a CDS encoding proton-conducting transporter membrane subunit, with protein MNGIVFLIPFIPLIIALLILFIDSKKVIHRVSIFFSLGVAILSIYGTYQQFKYNQVIVSENKILSFDRLASILTLYVSILGVIIRRYSYKYMWDEPGYKRFFILLNFIFSSIYFLLMANHIFIVVLAWILLSLSLFYLLSFRADSKTAVYFGSVAFWFHRLGDLFFIISMVLVVRNMNSFYLSDLKDMWLNSTGYDLEIAAIFLIFAALCKSSIIPFHFWLPYTSEGPTPVSALMHAGIVNIGGIILNKFAYIFLHTQYALNVAFIFGLITAIVASIVMLTMPDIKRALGYSTVGQMGYMIMEVGVGAFSLAIYHLIVHGIFKATLFLESGNVIHQARREPNITKSFSYKVFLEEERKFNKNFQLFIGIVILVLLLYTVVEFLVKKDLSNYYAALVFLAFGWFTSFQLFNSFFKVSREQSLGLIVSLIVSFLLIVIVYSFVGLAFESYLYGDNYKRLFEAANLSFGLISIAVLFLILSGVVVWLLSYYSINSESSNGKLSFIKTLSIYKFFYEEMFFRKLFLKKFKI; from the coding sequence ATGAATGGGATTGTTTTTCTTATACCGTTTATTCCTCTAATTATAGCTTTATTAATACTGTTTATTGATTCGAAAAAAGTCATTCATAGAGTAAGTATATTTTTCTCTCTCGGTGTGGCAATTTTAAGTATATATGGTACTTATCAACAATTTAAATACAACCAAGTAATCGTGTCTGAAAACAAGATACTTAGTTTTGACAGATTAGCATCTATTTTAACTTTGTATGTATCAATTCTGGGAGTTATAATAAGAAGGTACTCTTACAAATATATGTGGGATGAACCTGGATATAAAAGGTTTTTTATTTTGCTTAACTTTATATTTAGTTCTATTTACTTTCTACTAATGGCAAATCATATTTTTATAGTTGTTTTAGCATGGATTTTACTAAGTTTATCTCTTTTTTATCTTTTATCATTTAGAGCTGATTCTAAAACAGCTGTCTACTTTGGGAGTGTTGCTTTTTGGTTCCATAGATTGGGAGATCTTTTCTTTATTATATCAATGGTATTAGTAGTTAGGAATATGAATAGTTTCTATCTTTCTGATTTAAAAGATATGTGGCTTAATTCAACGGGCTATGATTTAGAGATAGCTGCTATCTTTTTAATTTTTGCAGCATTATGTAAATCCTCTATTATTCCTTTTCACTTCTGGCTACCATATACTTCAGAGGGTCCTACACCGGTATCAGCTCTAATGCATGCAGGTATAGTCAACATAGGAGGAATAATTTTAAACAAGTTTGCCTATATATTTTTACATACCCAGTATGCTTTAAATGTGGCATTTATATTTGGATTAATAACGGCTATTGTTGCTTCGATAGTAATGTTAACTATGCCGGATATTAAGAGAGCTCTAGGTTATTCTACTGTAGGACAGATGGGTTATATGATTATGGAAGTAGGAGTAGGAGCATTTAGTTTGGCTATATATCACTTGATAGTTCATGGTATTTTTAAAGCAACTTTATTTTTAGAGTCTGGAAATGTTATACATCAAGCAAGAAGAGAGCCTAATATCACTAAATCTTTTTCTTATAAGGTATTTTTAGAAGAAGAGAGGAAATTCAACAAAAATTTTCAGTTATTTATTGGTATTGTAATTCTTGTCCTTTTACTCTATACAGTGGTAGAGTTTTTAGTTAAAAAAGATCTTTCTAATTACTATGCAGCTCTTGTGTTTTTGGCTTTTGGATGGTTTACAAGTTTTCAACTTTTTAACTCTTTTTTTAAAGTTTCAAGAGAACAGTCTTTAGGTTTAATAGTATCTTTAATAGTTTCTTTTTTGCTTATAGTTATAGTTTACTCTTTTGTAGGCCTTGCTTTTGAAAGTTATCTTTACGGGGATAACTATAAACGATTATTTGAAGCGGCTAACTTATCTTTTGGGTTAATCAGTATAGCTGTATTGTTTTTGATACTCTCAGGAGTAGTAGTATGGCTTTTATCCTATTATTCAATAAACAGTGAAAGTTCAAACGGTAAACTATCCTTTATCAAAACTCTTTCAATTTACAAATTCTTTTATGAAGAGATGTTCTTTAGAAAGCTTTTCTTAAAAAAATTTAAAATTTAG
- a CDS encoding sodium-dependent bicarbonate transport family permease, protein MSLDLLIQNVLNPVILFFFLGVLSIFLRTGLEIPQPIPKFISLYLLMSIGLHGGYELSKSGLDFYVFKVLGLALLMAIVVPIYSFFILRLKVDIYNAVAIAATYGSISAVTFITAVNFLQSIGDSYSGFMVAAMTLMESPAIIIGLILLNIFAKKSDNGNLDVKELLRESFFNPSVYILTGSLLIGFITGEKGWKVVDPLFGQLFKPMLAFFLLDMGIVAARRLSELKKVGMFLVAFAIIIPIINATIAILIASSVGMTKGDAFVFAVLCASASYIAVPAAMRLSVPEANPSIYVTMALALTFPFNISVGIPLYYWLANKILGG, encoded by the coding sequence ATGAGTTTAGATTTACTGATACAAAATGTATTAAACCCTGTAATATTATTTTTCTTCCTTGGAGTACTATCTATTTTTTTACGGACAGGATTGGAGATACCTCAGCCCATCCCTAAATTTATTTCTTTGTATTTACTTATGTCTATAGGCTTACACGGTGGTTATGAGCTTTCTAAAAGTGGTTTGGACTTTTATGTCTTTAAAGTTTTAGGTTTGGCTTTACTTATGGCTATAGTGGTACCTATATACTCTTTCTTTATTTTAAGATTAAAAGTGGACATCTATAATGCTGTAGCTATAGCTGCTACCTATGGTTCTATAAGTGCAGTTACATTTATAACAGCTGTAAACTTTCTACAGTCTATAGGAGATAGTTATAGTGGTTTTATGGTAGCTGCTATGACCTTAATGGAATCTCCCGCGATTATAATAGGTTTAATATTACTTAATATTTTTGCTAAAAAGTCGGACAATGGAAATCTAGATGTAAAAGAACTTTTAAGGGAGTCTTTTTTTAACCCTTCCGTATATATACTTACAGGTTCATTGTTAATAGGTTTTATAACAGGAGAAAAGGGTTGGAAGGTTGTAGACCCTCTATTTGGACAACTTTTTAAACCTATGTTAGCATTTTTCTTACTAGATATGGGAATAGTTGCTGCAAGACGTTTAAGTGAGCTGAAAAAGGTTGGTATGTTTTTAGTTGCTTTTGCAATAATTATTCCTATAATTAATGCTACTATAGCTATTTTGATAGCTAGTAGTGTAGGAATGACGAAAGGAGATGCTTTTGTTTTTGCGGTCTTGTGTGCAAGTGCGTCTTACATAGCTGTTCCTGCTGCTATGAGATTATCCGTTCCTGAAGCAAATCCAAGTATATACGTAACTATGGCACTTGCATTAACCTTTCCATTTAATATATCTGTAGGTATTCCTCTATACTATTGGTTAGCAAATAAAATTTTAGGGGGATAA
- a CDS encoding P-II family nitrogen regulator gives MKRMKKIEVVIDTIHLEHLISLLENRGFTGYTVIKDVYGKGERGLMIGDEVTGVFQNSYLFTICEEQQLNDVIEDLRKMLKKYGGVCIVSDVDWLIH, from the coding sequence ATGAAAAGGATGAAGAAAATTGAGGTTGTGATTGATACTATCCATTTAGAACATTTGATAAGTCTATTAGAAAACAGAGGATTTACAGGTTATACAGTAATTAAAGATGTTTATGGTAAAGGAGAGAGAGGGTTGATGATTGGTGATGAGGTAACAGGTGTTTTTCAAAATAGCTACCTTTTTACAATTTGTGAAGAACAACAACTAAACGATGTTATAGAAGATTTAAGAAAAATGTTAAAAAAGTATGGAGGAGTTTGTATAGTCTCTGATGTAGACTGGCTTATACACTAA